GAGATTTTCACCATCTGGTTGAACAAAAACTGGTGTAGATTCTTTCCCTTTGGTATACAATAATACGCCATTCtaccttgaaaaaaaaaaaaaagcaaggtGCACCTTGGAAGTACCAATCGACAGAAGAAGTAATATTCTTCATCAGGATggaagtaaaacaaagaaaaatagacttGAAATACTGTTTGAACTTGATTTAAAATTGATATAGAAGATGAATTTTCTTTGACATTTTTCAAACATGCTAGTGAATTTGTTGTAGCtccattatttgaaaattaaagcaAAAAGACAATGAGGAAACTTTAGGCCTCACCATAGTATTACTTTTATGTTAATAAACTTTCATTAGATTTAATAGTCCGGCATCGCCTCATTGCCAAGTTAGGAGAACAAATTACTCGATAGACGTAAATTTTGAAGATGACAAATAATGCGTGAGTCCAACAATGAATTTAACAAAGAAAAACAACAGAATCACTCCCTAAATaaaaaaagttgagaaaataGGTGAAACTTAGCAGAGGAGGAGAGAGAAATTTGAAGAGAAGTATGAAGGAAATGAAAATGGAAAGTGATATTGCAAAAGTGGGCATGACTTAAGAAATGAGCCACGTGCTCAATcaccaataaaagaaaatcaaatttaatGTACAACTTATACTACCTTTAGTGTAATCATGTGAAGTTGTGTTGGTCCTTGCTTTATGCTCAACTGCTTGTTTAACCATCTGTTCATGGCAAGTAGCAATAGCTTGAATGTGTTCATTAATAACCTCAATGACATTATGCTTTAGTTTCTTTCTCGTTGAATTTTTATCAGCAGCTGCAAAGAAAATGTGAAACAGGTCACAACCTGACAAGAGACATTCCTTCTAATAATTCAGTACCACCAGTTTACCATTTCTAGAATAACATCAagtatttaaaattatttcacaGTACCAATCCAATCACAACAGTTGGTGGCCTCATGGTAATTTACTAAAACAAAAACATACCCAACGTAATCCCCCAAGAGGGTGTAGGAAGGGTGGTGTGTATGACTGTACGCAGTCTTACCCCTGCCCTGTGAAGGTAGAAAGGTTTTTTCCTAATAGACCCTCGTCTCAAGTAAAGCATAAAAAAAGAAAGTAATAACCATCCCTTGAAAAAATCTGAATTTCTTAGACGTCCGAAAATTCATAGACCTATTCGAAAGATTAAATTGCTAGTTCAATTCAAGTGGTAATTTGCTAACTCACTTATTAGTCGAATCTATTAAAGATTCTCTAATCAGTTTTATATCACGATCTAACTTATCACTCATAAATAATGCCTTATATCATGATACATAGACTGGTTACATCTGCTTTTTCCTTCAGAATGACCATCAGAAGAAGATGTACGAGGTAGAGCTATTGATTGTAGGATATCTCCAAGAAGGGTCTGGAAGGAAGATGGTCTCAAGATGTTTCAAGCAGCAGCAGCCACAGCTGCTATAGATAAACCTGGATGATGATCTTTCTTGAAGTCATCTTTCATCATCACTTCCAGCCAATACACCCAACCCACCGACAGCAGCAGCTGTCAAAGATACATCCTCTTCCCTTATAATGTTAAGAACTCGCCTAACAATGCTACCGACAGCAAGCTCTATGATGTTCATGTGATATGTAACTTAAGACCATTGCAATAAAATAAGAGACCAATAATCTAAAATTCTACTTCGATTTAAATAACGACAAAGGTATCAAAAGTCTTATGTTGCAAATAAATTAGCATAGCATTCTATTTATTTACTGAGACACATAGGTAGCAGATTTGATGCTTACATGATTCCATATGTGAAGAAAATGTCACAAGTAAGCATTGACAAATAAAATCTTCCGGGAGCAACCTGCATAAAAGAAATATACCTCTTTGATTAAGTAAATTATAATGCTTACACTATCaatttatgttgaaaaaaatggAATTAAAAAGGTTCGTCGATATTTTTCAGACATATTGTCAAACACCTTCGATGCAACAATTCATATCTGATAGCAAGTCAGAATGTTTTCTCGAAAATATTTTGAACACATGCATGTATAAAAATTCACtccaaaaatgtgaaaaaaataaaattaaagtaagtAAATATACACTTtattaacaagaaaataaaacaaatacaaacagGAACGAAATGACAATAGTAGCTTAACAAGATGGAAAACAAATTAAATGGAGACTAACTTTCtctcattcatcatcttctttcttGCCGAATATTTCTCAATCTTTAATACTCATGTTTGATTCTTCTATGTTAGATTTAACTCTGAAATAAAGTTagattaaattttcaaaattcaaatattaaactaaacaaagaaaagagagagaagtGAATCAATTTTCAAACATCCATttgtaaatcaaacaaaattaaaaacatGCAAGGAAAAAATCCTACAATAAAACACTCAAAAATTGCAAAATCTAACAAATACGACATAAGAACTGAAAGCAATATATCCATAAGAAATTGAAGGAGTAAAGTAGGTGTACTACCATCATCACATACAATAAAAACAGATCCATGAAAATAATGAATCACTAATTCAAGtttgaaaga
The genomic region above belongs to Capsicum annuum cultivar UCD-10X-F1 unplaced genomic scaffold, UCD10Xv1.1 ctg5241, whole genome shotgun sequence and contains:
- the LOC124892952 gene encoding uncharacterized protein LOC124892952 isoform X1 (The sequence of the model RefSeq protein was modified relative to this genomic sequence to represent the inferred CDS: added 176 bases not found in genome assembly), yielding MMNERKLLPEDFICQCLLVTFSSHMESSADKNSTRKKLKHNVIEVINEHIQAIATCHEQMVKQAVEHKARTNTTSHDYTKGIAIYKDFSTPYDLNSEGRESNVLRVSVKLSGPRGGISVQYTRDSSRKEPHVAWLTTI